From the genome of Arthrobacter alpinus, one region includes:
- a CDS encoding excinuclease ABC subunit UvrA, with product MNSIGQDGQILAAPGIHDGFVHVRGANENNLKNVEVRIPRDAIVAFTGVSGSGKSSLAFGTIFAEAQRRFLESVAPYARRLIAQGHTPNVEFISGLPPAVALQQRRGTASSRSTVGTLTTLSNSVRMLYSRAGHYPQGATRLDSDSFSPNTVVGACPACHGLGILHTVTEDSLVPDPSLSIREGAIAAWPGAWQGKSLRDITTQLGYDVDVPFKKLPKEAREWLLFTDEQPVVEVTPERDRVAKPYKGRFWSARRSVLHTVAESKSEMMRAKALQFMHSGPCPTCAGTGFRPEALGVTVAGLNIAQFNETPLDSLAGVLRQLSVLERDGQPASDVSASISADLLERIEVLTRLGLGYLSLKRGTTTLSPGEMQRLRIATQLRSGLFGVIYVLDEPSAGLHPADAQPLLEVLEALKAAGNSVFVVEHNMDVVASADWIVDVGPRAGAGGGLVLYSGPVAGLEEVPESVTRKFLGHPSSNEGIREPREGVRWLELEGVHLHNLVGLDARFPLGVLSAVTGVSGSGKSTLVSQALAQGMAQTLHGEMPGLLAASEGTNGQETDTEVNHAVIGAVRGAEGIDRVVAMDQKPIGRTPRSNLATYTGLFDAVRKTFAETELAKERGYGAGRFSFNVAGGRCENCLGEGHLEIELLFLPGSYGPCPVCHGSRYNPETLEVTYEGKNIAEVLELSVDEAADFLAGIPAAARSLTTLREVGLGYLTLGQPAPELSGGEAQRIKLATELQRARRGHTLYLLDEPTTGLHPADVQLLLGQLNRLVDAGNTVIVVEHHMDVVAAADWVIDLGPAGGDAGGRIVATGTPAQIAVEPDSRTSHYLARRLGLEPLPAS from the coding sequence ATGAACAGCATTGGACAGGACGGCCAGATCCTTGCCGCGCCCGGAATTCATGACGGGTTCGTGCATGTGCGCGGTGCGAACGAAAACAACCTGAAAAACGTCGAGGTGCGCATCCCGCGTGATGCCATCGTCGCCTTCACCGGGGTTTCGGGTTCAGGGAAATCTTCCCTGGCCTTCGGCACGATCTTTGCCGAGGCGCAGCGCCGCTTTCTGGAATCGGTTGCGCCCTATGCCCGGCGGCTCATCGCCCAAGGCCACACCCCGAACGTCGAGTTCATCTCGGGGCTGCCACCGGCGGTGGCCCTGCAACAGCGCCGCGGCACCGCCTCTTCACGCTCGACAGTCGGCACCCTGACCACCCTGTCCAACTCGGTGCGAATGCTCTATTCGCGTGCAGGGCACTACCCGCAGGGGGCCACTCGGCTGGATTCGGATTCGTTCTCGCCGAACACCGTGGTAGGTGCCTGTCCGGCGTGCCACGGGCTCGGCATTCTCCACACCGTCACCGAGGATTCCCTGGTGCCTGATCCATCGCTGAGCATCCGCGAGGGTGCTATCGCCGCATGGCCCGGCGCCTGGCAGGGCAAGAGCCTGCGCGACATCACCACGCAGCTCGGGTACGACGTGGATGTGCCCTTCAAGAAGTTGCCGAAGGAGGCGCGCGAGTGGCTGCTGTTCACCGACGAGCAACCGGTGGTCGAGGTGACTCCGGAGCGCGACCGCGTCGCCAAGCCGTACAAGGGACGCTTCTGGAGCGCGAGGCGCTCGGTATTGCACACCGTGGCCGAATCGAAGTCCGAGATGATGCGTGCCAAAGCACTTCAATTCATGCACTCCGGACCATGCCCGACGTGCGCCGGAACCGGGTTCCGCCCGGAGGCGCTCGGGGTCACCGTTGCGGGGCTGAACATCGCACAGTTCAACGAAACGCCACTGGATTCACTGGCCGGGGTGCTGCGTCAGCTCTCGGTCCTTGAACGCGACGGACAACCGGCCAGCGACGTGTCCGCCTCGATCTCCGCGGACCTGCTTGAGCGTATCGAGGTGCTTACTAGGCTGGGCCTGGGTTACCTGAGCCTGAAGCGCGGGACTACGACGCTTTCCCCTGGGGAAATGCAACGCCTGCGCATCGCCACCCAGCTGCGTTCGGGACTCTTCGGAGTGATCTACGTTCTGGACGAACCCTCGGCCGGGTTACACCCCGCCGACGCCCAACCGCTGCTTGAGGTACTCGAGGCACTCAAGGCGGCCGGCAACTCTGTGTTCGTGGTGGAACACAACATGGATGTGGTGGCCAGTGCCGACTGGATCGTCGATGTGGGTCCGCGGGCCGGCGCCGGGGGCGGCCTGGTGCTCTACAGCGGACCGGTTGCCGGTTTGGAGGAAGTTCCGGAGTCGGTGACCCGCAAGTTCCTGGGCCATCCCAGCAGCAACGAGGGTATCCGGGAACCGCGTGAAGGGGTCCGATGGCTGGAATTGGAGGGCGTACACCTGCATAACCTTGTGGGACTGGATGCGAGGTTCCCGCTGGGTGTACTCAGTGCTGTCACCGGGGTCTCCGGCTCCGGAAAGTCCACCCTGGTTAGCCAGGCGCTGGCACAAGGTATGGCCCAGACTTTGCACGGTGAGATGCCGGGGCTATTGGCCGCGTCCGAGGGAACCAACGGCCAGGAAACGGACACCGAGGTCAACCATGCGGTGATCGGTGCTGTGCGAGGCGCCGAGGGTATCGATCGCGTCGTGGCGATGGACCAAAAACCGATCGGCAGGACCCCGCGCTCGAACCTGGCGACTTACACTGGACTCTTCGACGCAGTGCGCAAGACCTTCGCGGAGACCGAGCTGGCCAAGGAACGCGGCTACGGAGCGGGCCGCTTCTCCTTCAACGTCGCCGGCGGACGGTGCGAGAACTGCCTAGGAGAGGGCCACCTGGAAATCGAGTTGCTCTTCCTTCCTGGCAGCTATGGTCCCTGCCCGGTCTGCCATGGTTCGCGCTACAACCCCGAGACGCTCGAAGTCACCTACGAGGGCAAGAACATTGCCGAGGTGCTGGAACTGAGCGTGGATGAGGCGGCCGATTTCCTGGCAGGGATCCCTGCTGCGGCACGGTCATTGACCACTTTGCGCGAGGTTGGACTGGGATACCTGACACTGGGCCAGCCTGCACCCGAGCTCTCCGGTGGCGAGGCCCAACGCATCAAGCTGGCCACCGAATTGCAGCGCGCGAGGCGCGGACACACGCTCTACCTGCTTGATGAGCCGACCACCGGGCTGCACCCGGCCGATGTGCAGTTGCTGTTGGGGCAGTTGAACCGGCTGGTCGATGCCGGGAACACGGTGATCGTGGTGGAGCACCACATGGACGTGGTGGCCGCTGCAGACTGGGTCATCGACCTGGGACCGGCGGGAGGGGATGCCGGGGGCAGGATCGTTGCCACCGGGACGCCGGCGCAGATCGCTGTGGAACCGGATTCCCGGACGTCGCACTACCTTGCGCGACGGCTGGGATTGGAACCGCTGCCGGCCTCGTAA
- a CDS encoding FAD-dependent oxidoreductase — translation MKTANRIILPAMDMNVSEHGEIEPAEIAHYEARAKGGAGLIITGACAIAFPYGAASMKEPGLSDDKFIPGLTALADAIHAAGSKLCIQSTHHGKVARVDIANDRAVLAPNQPDYRYNMGALADCTPDELRKMGEATAGKQAAYKDMTSDDISWLIETWADAAERIAKSGADAIEIHAAHGYILGVFLNQRDNKRTDKYGGTLANRARLACEVTAAVKARVGENLAVIVRVAGQEYGQQGGLTLEEATEAASLFEKAGADAIHVTGWGRNPFENFTEGPLPNTVGAYLDNAAEIKKHVSIPVIAVGRMLPDVSEKAIAEGRVDFAAMGRQLLADPDLPNKLRAGTPEQVRPCINCYLCVAENFFDDTPFCAVNPALGNEKLLPLKPISSSKHVVIVGSGPAGLESARVLTERGHRVTVIDKSDRLGGTMWFSTMTTPDNERLLHWFKAEIKRLRIAVKLNTVATIETIRALNADHVIVATGAVRPKPDFPGGDLPNVQTGDTLRAMMLGTATAQEAGFVLSNLGKMGRLSGLTKSPEFVRQFTKYWLPMGKNVVVIGGSLVGLELAEFLAERGRNVTLLHEQQQLGLPLAMPRRWTAVKDSLDHGVKIHRNVAITRITPKTVEWTEGEESFSAPAAMVVYADGTTAAAPLASELRDAGMSVDVIGDASAVNYIHGAIHSAWNVVTEL, via the coding sequence ATGAAAACCGCGAACCGGATCATCCTTCCAGCGATGGACATGAACGTCTCCGAGCACGGTGAGATTGAACCCGCGGAAATCGCCCACTACGAGGCGCGAGCGAAGGGCGGTGCAGGCCTTATTATCACCGGGGCATGCGCCATTGCCTTCCCTTATGGCGCGGCTTCCATGAAAGAACCCGGTCTGTCCGACGACAAGTTCATCCCGGGATTGACTGCGCTCGCAGACGCAATACACGCGGCAGGAAGCAAGCTGTGTATCCAGTCCACGCATCACGGCAAAGTGGCCCGCGTTGACATAGCCAACGACCGTGCGGTGCTGGCCCCAAACCAACCTGACTACAGATACAACATGGGCGCCCTCGCGGACTGCACTCCCGATGAACTGCGCAAAATGGGCGAGGCAACCGCCGGCAAACAGGCTGCTTACAAAGACATGACTAGCGACGACATTTCCTGGCTGATCGAGACCTGGGCCGATGCAGCAGAACGCATCGCCAAGTCGGGTGCAGATGCCATTGAGATCCACGCCGCCCACGGCTACATCCTAGGAGTGTTCCTGAACCAGCGCGATAACAAGCGCACTGACAAATACGGCGGAACGCTGGCCAACCGTGCACGCCTGGCCTGCGAGGTTACCGCAGCAGTAAAGGCCCGTGTGGGAGAGAATCTGGCCGTCATCGTGCGAGTCGCCGGCCAGGAATACGGCCAGCAGGGGGGCTTGACCCTCGAGGAAGCTACCGAGGCGGCCAGCTTGTTCGAGAAGGCCGGCGCGGATGCCATTCACGTGACCGGTTGGGGCCGCAACCCCTTCGAGAATTTTACCGAGGGCCCGCTTCCGAACACTGTCGGCGCCTACTTGGACAACGCAGCCGAGATCAAGAAGCACGTCAGTATCCCGGTCATCGCCGTGGGACGCATGCTGCCGGATGTCTCAGAAAAGGCAATCGCCGAGGGACGAGTCGACTTCGCCGCCATGGGCCGCCAACTGCTGGCTGACCCGGACTTGCCGAACAAGCTGCGCGCGGGCACGCCTGAACAGGTCCGCCCCTGTATCAACTGCTACCTCTGCGTCGCCGAGAACTTCTTCGACGACACTCCGTTCTGTGCAGTGAATCCGGCACTGGGCAACGAGAAGCTGCTCCCGCTGAAGCCGATATCCTCCTCCAAGCACGTGGTTATCGTCGGTTCAGGACCGGCAGGTCTGGAGAGCGCGCGGGTCCTGACCGAGCGCGGCCACCGCGTCACAGTGATCGATAAGTCAGACCGTCTAGGTGGCACGATGTGGTTCTCAACCATGACCACACCTGATAACGAGCGCCTGCTGCACTGGTTCAAGGCTGAGATCAAGCGCCTACGCATCGCGGTCAAGCTGAACACGGTGGCCACCATTGAGACGATCCGTGCGTTGAACGCCGACCACGTCATCGTGGCAACCGGCGCTGTCCGTCCCAAGCCAGACTTCCCCGGCGGAGACTTGCCGAACGTTCAGACCGGCGACACTTTGCGCGCCATGATGCTCGGGACGGCGACAGCGCAGGAGGCTGGGTTCGTACTCAGCAACTTGGGCAAAATGGGGCGCCTCTCCGGCCTGACAAAGAGCCCCGAGTTCGTGCGTCAGTTCACCAAGTACTGGCTGCCCATGGGTAAGAACGTGGTGGTTATTGGCGGCTCGCTGGTTGGTCTGGAGCTCGCCGAATTCCTTGCCGAGCGTGGACGCAACGTTACTCTTCTGCATGAGCAGCAGCAGCTAGGCCTGCCGTTGGCCATGCCGCGCCGCTGGACCGCGGTGAAGGATTCCCTTGACCACGGGGTGAAGATTCACCGCAATGTTGCCATCACGCGCATCACGCCCAAGACGGTCGAGTGGACTGAAGGCGAGGAATCCTTCAGCGCCCCGGCGGCCATGGTGGTCTACGCAGATGGCACCACCGCCGCCGCGCCGTTGGCCAGCGAGTTGCGTGACGCCGGTATGAGCGTTGACGTCATAGGCGATGCCAGTGCGGTTAACTACATTCACGGCGCCATCCATTCCGCGTGGAACGTGGTAACCGAGCTGTAA
- the typA gene encoding translational GTPase TypA: MNDTSLNTASRNDLRNVAIVAHVDHGKTTLVDAMLKQTHSFAEHGNVAERVMDSGDLEREKGITILAKNTTVAYDGPSANGQVMTINVIDTPGHADFGGEVERGLSMVDGVVLLVDASEGPLPQTRFVLRKALAAKLPVILLVNKTDRPDARIDEVVAESMDLLLGLASDMADEVPDLDLDAVLNVPVVYASGKLGRASLAQPENGAAPDNEDLEPLFKTIIEHIPAPTYNPDGVLQAHVTNLDASPFLGRLALLRIFNGTLHKGQTVAWCRQDGTVKPVKITELLATQALTRVPAESAGPGEIVAVAGIEDITIGETLTDIDNPQPLPLITVDPPAISMTIGINTSPIAGRVKGHKVTARQVKDRLDKELVGNVSLKVLPTERPDAWEVQGRGELALSILVEQMRREGFELTVGKPQVVTKQVDGKTHEPMEHMTIDVPEEYLGGVTQLLAARKGRMVNMANHGTGWCRMEFIVPARGLIGFRTRFMTDTRGAGIAASISEGYEPWAGPIEYRTNGSIVADRSGVVTPFAMIKLQERMNFFVQPTSEVYEGMIVGENSRSDDMDVNITKEKQLTNMRAASSDTFENMTPPRNLTLEESLEFAREDECVEVTPESIRIRKLILNAGDRAKAYRSRAKA, from the coding sequence ATGAACGACACTTCTCTGAACACTGCTTCGCGCAATGACCTGCGCAATGTCGCCATCGTGGCACACGTTGACCACGGCAAGACCACACTGGTTGATGCCATGCTCAAGCAGACGCACTCATTTGCCGAGCACGGCAATGTTGCTGAGCGTGTCATGGACTCGGGTGACCTGGAGCGCGAAAAGGGCATCACCATCTTGGCCAAGAACACCACAGTGGCCTACGACGGCCCGTCTGCCAACGGCCAAGTCATGACCATCAACGTCATCGACACCCCCGGTCACGCCGACTTCGGAGGAGAGGTGGAGCGCGGGCTGTCCATGGTTGACGGTGTTGTGCTGCTTGTTGACGCATCCGAAGGCCCGCTGCCACAGACCCGGTTTGTGCTGCGTAAGGCACTCGCCGCCAAGCTCCCCGTGATCTTGTTGGTCAACAAGACTGACCGTCCCGATGCCCGCATCGACGAGGTTGTTGCCGAGTCCATGGACCTGCTCCTGGGCCTGGCATCGGACATGGCTGACGAAGTTCCCGACCTGGACCTCGACGCCGTCTTGAACGTTCCGGTTGTTTACGCCTCCGGCAAGCTGGGCCGCGCGTCCTTGGCGCAGCCCGAAAACGGTGCCGCCCCGGACAACGAGGACCTTGAGCCGTTGTTCAAGACCATCATCGAGCACATCCCGGCCCCCACCTACAACCCGGACGGTGTCCTGCAGGCGCACGTCACCAACTTGGACGCTTCCCCGTTCCTGGGTCGCCTGGCCCTGCTGCGCATCTTCAACGGCACACTGCACAAGGGCCAGACTGTTGCCTGGTGCCGTCAGGACGGAACCGTCAAGCCTGTTAAGATCACCGAACTGCTGGCCACTCAGGCGCTGACCCGTGTACCTGCGGAATCTGCCGGCCCGGGCGAGATCGTTGCTGTTGCCGGCATCGAGGACATCACCATTGGTGAGACGTTGACCGACATCGACAACCCGCAGCCGCTGCCGCTGATCACGGTTGACCCGCCGGCGATCTCCATGACGATCGGTATCAACACCTCCCCGATCGCCGGCCGTGTCAAGGGCCACAAGGTCACCGCGCGCCAGGTCAAGGACCGCCTTGACAAGGAGCTTGTCGGCAACGTGTCCTTGAAGGTTCTGCCCACCGAGCGTCCCGACGCCTGGGAAGTCCAGGGCCGTGGCGAGCTGGCATTGTCCATCCTGGTTGAGCAGATGCGCCGCGAAGGCTTCGAGCTCACTGTTGGCAAGCCGCAGGTTGTCACCAAGCAGGTTGACGGCAAGACGCACGAGCCGATGGAACACATGACCATCGACGTGCCTGAAGAGTACCTGGGCGGCGTGACCCAGCTGCTGGCAGCCCGCAAGGGCCGCATGGTCAACATGGCCAACCACGGCACCGGCTGGTGCCGCATGGAATTCATCGTTCCGGCCCGTGGCCTGATCGGTTTCCGCACCCGCTTCATGACCGACACCCGCGGTGCCGGCATTGCAGCCTCCATCTCCGAAGGCTACGAGCCTTGGGCCGGCCCCATCGAGTACCGCACCAACGGCTCGATCGTGGCTGACCGCTCTGGCGTGGTCACCCCGTTCGCGATGATCAAGCTCCAGGAGCGCATGAACTTCTTCGTGCAGCCCACTTCCGAGGTTTACGAGGGCATGATCGTTGGCGAAAACTCACGCTCCGATGACATGGACGTGAACATCACCAAGGAAAAGCAGCTCACCAACATGCGTGCAGCCTCCTCTGACACCTTCGAGAACATGACCCCGCCGCGCAACCTCACTTTGGAAGAGTCACTGGAATTCGCGCGCGAAGACGAGTGCGTTGAGGTCACGCCGGAATCCATCCGTATCCGCAAGCTGATCCTGAACGCCGGCGACCGTGCCAAGGCTTACCGCAGCCGCGCCAAGGCCTAG
- a CDS encoding ABC transporter family substrate-binding protein, translated as MRAGRISKACAVALAAVLALGACTATPPNPDGPTSSATPAVGGNVTVLETNPFSSFNTSSVTGQTDINTKIDYATHSGFNYVESNLKIVKNEQFGKYQKVSDNPLTIKYTINSGVQWSDGAPVTAADLMLQWAAASGYFNDATLDANFKVSKGNSYFHFAGETTGLSQTEMPVIGDEGTSLTLKYTTPYSDWETALGSSVNVPAHIVSVRTGLKDTDALTALLQKAPKGDPSAPLPVNPDLKKVSDFWNTGFDTKSMPDPSLALSNGPFLVKSITADKELVLTRNADYTWGTIPMLDTVTVHYDANPESQIAALAAKTADVISPPATVDTLKALAAAKDVKVLQGQSLGFDQAVLNFDGVFTNPDYRRAFLSTLPRQEILDALVKPLEPKAAVLDSLVFREVQTPYKESARSNGSTDYAAVDIDKAKELLGGAKPSIRILYNKDDPARTQEFTLVAASATLAGFDVIDVGQSVDLWQLALKAGSFDVALFGWTANPTGSVQVPQIFKTGAVSNLNHFSNTVVDQLAEQLAVSSDDAKQNALKMQIDQLVIQAGYGLPLFTHVALSATGPHVSGVKFSPVNVGAWWNVADWKHVK; from the coding sequence ATGCGCGCCGGACGCATTTCCAAAGCATGTGCCGTGGCCCTGGCGGCTGTATTGGCACTGGGTGCTTGCACGGCAACGCCACCGAATCCTGACGGGCCGACATCGTCGGCCACGCCAGCCGTCGGGGGCAATGTCACTGTGCTCGAGACGAATCCCTTCAGCTCCTTTAACACCAGCAGCGTCACAGGGCAAACAGACATCAACACAAAAATTGACTATGCCACCCACTCAGGGTTCAACTATGTTGAAAGCAACCTCAAGATCGTCAAGAATGAACAATTTGGGAAGTACCAGAAGGTTTCAGACAACCCCCTGACCATCAAATACACCATCAACAGTGGTGTTCAATGGTCCGACGGCGCCCCCGTCACGGCTGCCGACCTGATGCTTCAGTGGGCCGCGGCCTCAGGATATTTCAACGACGCCACTCTGGATGCAAACTTCAAAGTGAGCAAGGGCAACAGCTACTTCCACTTTGCCGGTGAGACCACCGGGCTCTCCCAAACCGAGATGCCCGTCATCGGTGACGAGGGCACCTCCCTGACACTGAAATACACCACACCGTACTCCGACTGGGAAACCGCATTGGGGTCGAGCGTGAACGTGCCCGCCCACATCGTCTCGGTTCGAACAGGGCTGAAAGACACAGACGCACTCACGGCACTCCTGCAAAAGGCGCCGAAGGGAGACCCCAGTGCGCCGCTGCCCGTAAACCCGGACTTGAAAAAGGTGTCCGATTTTTGGAACACAGGCTTTGACACCAAGTCGATGCCGGACCCTTCCCTTGCCCTGTCGAATGGTCCGTTCCTGGTCAAAAGCATCACCGCTGACAAAGAACTCGTGCTAACCCGCAACGCTGACTACACCTGGGGAACAATCCCGATGCTGGACACCGTGACCGTCCACTACGACGCGAACCCGGAGTCGCAAATCGCGGCACTTGCTGCCAAGACTGCCGACGTCATCTCCCCGCCGGCAACCGTCGACACGCTCAAAGCGCTTGCGGCAGCCAAAGATGTCAAAGTCCTCCAAGGACAAAGCCTGGGATTTGACCAGGCAGTGCTGAATTTTGACGGCGTCTTCACCAACCCGGACTACCGCCGGGCGTTCCTGTCGACCCTGCCCCGCCAGGAAATTCTCGACGCACTGGTGAAGCCGCTGGAGCCGAAGGCGGCGGTCCTTGACTCGCTTGTTTTCCGGGAAGTGCAAACCCCCTACAAGGAATCGGCCCGGAGCAACGGCAGCACCGATTATGCCGCCGTGGACATAGACAAAGCCAAGGAATTGCTGGGCGGTGCCAAGCCGAGCATCCGTATCTTGTACAACAAAGACGATCCCGCCCGCACACAGGAATTCACCTTGGTGGCGGCTTCTGCGACGTTGGCAGGATTCGATGTCATCGACGTCGGACAAAGCGTTGACCTGTGGCAGCTGGCGCTCAAGGCCGGATCCTTCGACGTGGCCTTGTTCGGCTGGACGGCCAACCCCACAGGATCGGTCCAGGTGCCGCAGATCTTCAAAACCGGCGCAGTGTCGAACCTGAATCACTTTTCCAACACCGTGGTTGACCAGTTGGCCGAACAACTGGCCGTCAGCTCCGATGACGCCAAGCAAAATGCCCTGAAAATGCAGATCGACCAACTCGTCATCCAAGCCGGTTACGGCCTGCCGCTGTTCACCCATGTGGCCTTGAGCGCCACGGGCCCGCACGTCAGCGGGGTCAAGTTCTCCCCTGTCAACGTGGGGGCTTGGTGGAACGTGGCTGACTGGAAACACGTTAAGTAA
- a CDS encoding peptide ABC transporter substrate-binding protein yields MRYSRTSKALGLAAVLAMSLTACGGSTGGDNTSTGDTTKVITANNTEPQNGLLPANTNEVGGGKVMDLIFTGLVSYDVKGKIVNELADSIETKDSQNYTIKIKSGETFSDGTPVTANSFVDAWNFGAAAKNTQLNSYFFESIKGYDAVSAEGSTLDKMDGLKVVDDTTFTVELAQPESDFQLRLGYTAFYPLPASAYKDPAAFGQNPVGNGPYKLAADGWKHDVSIALVPNEKYNGPRKAKNGGVTFTIFTSPDAAYTSVQSDTLDVLDQVPPSGLQNFKTDFKDRFVNQPYAGNATMTIPSYLPEFQGEAGMMRRQAISMAIDRQQIIDKIFYGNKKIVNEFTSPVLDGFSDSIPGNDVLKFDAAKAKALWTKADAISPWPADKVFTITSNIDGAGNKEYITAMANQIATNLGIKAELNPVSSFKEMRALVNKKALTGASRAGWQADYPSLYNFLGPLYGTGAGSNDGNYSNPVFDAKLKEGLAATSVEAGNKLFNESQEILLKDLPVVPLWYQAVQGVWSNNVNTVEFGWNGVPLYYEITGK; encoded by the coding sequence ATGCGTTACTCGCGCACTTCCAAAGCACTGGGCCTGGCAGCTGTTCTTGCCATGTCCCTCACCGCATGTGGTGGCTCGACAGGTGGAGACAACACCTCGACCGGAGACACCACCAAGGTCATCACGGCAAACAACACGGAACCGCAAAACGGTCTGTTGCCGGCCAACACCAACGAGGTTGGCGGTGGAAAGGTCATGGACCTGATCTTCACCGGCTTGGTCAGCTATGACGTCAAGGGCAAGATCGTCAACGAGCTCGCGGATTCCATTGAAACCAAGGATTCCCAGAACTACACGATCAAAATCAAGTCCGGGGAGACCTTCAGCGACGGAACCCCCGTCACTGCCAATAGCTTTGTTGACGCCTGGAACTTTGGTGCAGCGGCAAAGAACACGCAGCTGAACTCCTACTTCTTCGAGTCCATCAAGGGTTACGACGCTGTCAGCGCCGAAGGCTCCACCTTGGATAAGATGGACGGTTTGAAGGTTGTCGACGACACCACCTTCACCGTAGAACTGGCCCAGCCAGAATCCGATTTCCAGCTGCGTCTTGGCTACACCGCTTTCTACCCGTTGCCCGCGTCTGCTTACAAGGATCCTGCCGCATTCGGCCAGAACCCTGTTGGCAACGGCCCCTACAAGTTGGCTGCAGACGGCTGGAAGCACGACGTTTCCATCGCCCTGGTCCCCAACGAGAAGTACAACGGACCTCGGAAGGCTAAGAATGGTGGCGTGACGTTCACCATCTTCACCAGCCCGGACGCCGCTTACACCAGCGTTCAGTCCGACACCTTGGATGTTCTGGACCAGGTTCCCCCGAGTGGCCTGCAGAACTTCAAGACGGACTTCAAGGACCGCTTTGTTAACCAGCCTTACGCTGGCAACGCCACCATGACCATCCCGAGCTACCTGCCTGAATTCCAGGGCGAGGCCGGCATGATGCGCCGTCAGGCCATCTCCATGGCGATCGACCGCCAGCAGATCATCGACAAGATCTTCTACGGCAACAAGAAGATCGTCAACGAGTTCACCTCACCCGTCCTGGACGGCTTCAGCGACTCCATCCCGGGCAACGACGTCCTCAAGTTCGACGCCGCCAAGGCGAAGGCTCTCTGGACCAAGGCTGACGCCATCAGCCCTTGGCCGGCCGACAAGGTCTTCACCATCACCTCCAACATCGATGGTGCCGGCAACAAGGAATACATTACGGCCATGGCCAACCAGATTGCCACGAACCTGGGCATCAAGGCAGAGCTGAACCCGGTATCCTCCTTCAAGGAAATGCGTGCCCTGGTCAACAAGAAGGCGCTGACCGGCGCCTCACGTGCTGGCTGGCAGGCTGACTACCCGTCGCTTTACAACTTCCTCGGCCCGCTGTACGGCACCGGTGCAGGTTCCAACGACGGCAATTACTCCAACCCGGTCTTCGACGCCAAGCTGAAGGAAGGCTTGGCAGCAACAAGCGTCGAAGCTGGCAACAAGCTGTTCAACGAATCCCAGGAGATCCTACTCAAGGACCTGCCGGTTGTACCTCTGTGGTACCAGGCAGTCCAGGGTGTGTGGAGCAACAATGTCAACACCGTTGAGTTCGGCTGGAACGGTGTTCCCCTGTACTACGAAATTACCGGCAAGTAA
- a CDS encoding DUF1877 family protein has protein sequence MGIRYFALPVPAQLVTIARINPRAFLSDQHFWETWSDPPDRPEGLDLDKAWRDLQQLLGGMDSEPMRDAYELVRGEVTHYGYGWIPYDRVLSAEEVLKVASDLAVADLARLYQEYTPQVSPDWAAIMDGRRDYVESYLEAARKFTTELAGMGLGLIYSIG, from the coding sequence ATGGGAATCAGATACTTCGCACTTCCGGTGCCAGCTCAATTAGTGACCATCGCCCGCATCAATCCTCGGGCCTTCTTGTCCGACCAGCACTTTTGGGAGACGTGGTCCGACCCACCGGACCGGCCTGAGGGGCTCGACCTGGACAAGGCGTGGCGGGACCTCCAGCAACTCTTGGGTGGGATGGATTCTGAGCCAATGAGGGATGCCTACGAGCTGGTCAGGGGCGAGGTGACGCACTATGGCTATGGGTGGATCCCCTATGACCGTGTCCTGTCCGCCGAAGAAGTTCTCAAGGTGGCCAGCGACCTTGCCGTTGCGGACCTCGCCCGGCTCTACCAGGAGTACACGCCGCAGGTTTCCCCCGACTGGGCCGCGATCATGGACGGGCGCCGCGACTACGTGGAGTCCTATCTTGAGGCAGCCAGGAAGTTCACGACCGAACTGGCCGGCATGGGCCTTGGCTTGATCTACTCGATTGGTTGA
- a CDS encoding transposase, which yields MDETFVDGNRPGIFGRGAAGKTLVAGAIERRGEGFGRARLQVIADASSASLSDFIRAHVSPGRHSPGMGGPPYPRAAAAIEVHNVKASSQPAHLSLPGVHLLFSLSKRILEGTYQGSVLPERLRGYLDELVFRFNRRNSQTRGLLFFRLLESAVAGAPAPYKPGRHPPHAKGRPVPPWTPHTLPRTLAGTPLKRPWPTP from the coding sequence TTGGACGAGACCTTCGTTGACGGAAACAGGCCCGGCATTTTCGGACGCGGCGCCGCCGGAAAGACGCTCGTGGCGGGCGCGATTGAGCGCCGGGGCGAAGGATTTGGCCGGGCAAGGCTGCAGGTCATCGCCGATGCTTCATCGGCAAGCCTGTCCGATTTCATCCGAGCCCACGTGTCCCCGGGGCGACACTCACCAGGGATGGGTGGCCCCCCTTACCCACGAGCAGCGGCCGCCATTGAGGTGCACAATGTCAAAGCCTCGAGCCAGCCCGCGCACCTGTCTCTGCCGGGGGTGCACCTCTTGTTTTCCCTGTCCAAGCGGATCCTTGAAGGCACCTACCAAGGCAGCGTGCTGCCCGAGCGTCTCCGGGGGTACTTGGACGAGTTAGTGTTCCGCTTCAACCGACGTAACTCACAAACGAGGGGCTTGCTGTTCTTCCGGCTGCTCGAGTCAGCCGTTGCAGGTGCACCCGCCCCTTACAAGCCTGGCCGTCATCCACCGCATGCCAAAGGACGTCCCGTCCCGCCATGGACACCCCATACCTTGCCGCGCACACTCGCCGGAACACCGCTCAAACGTCCCTGGCCAACCCCATAG